A single genomic interval of Chryseobacterium paludis harbors:
- a CDS encoding TolC family protein: MLLRAFILSISTIFLINKVSAQEVISLQSALETAVHNYGTIKAKESYRLSSQESVELAKRQYLPNLNLSVQQDFGTVNGQNGPLYGFGGYGVASSGLPLPEQNWNASFGALYLANVNWEFFSFGKAKQRVKVAEFKNQRDTRDLSDEIFQHKIKVAAAYLNVLAAKKLKLSYEKNVGRTDTIRRIVEVKEKNGLVPGVDLSLAKADYANAMITYIKAKDNEQEQENKLAQLMGIPAQEFKLDSTILKRVPVDLPSEKTFVLKDHPLLAFYKSRIDVSEQEKQFLKTQYYPSFSMVGIIQTRASGFGNGYAQNQNDYSTSYWDGIHPTRSNYLIGLGVSWNFTQTFRLSKEISAQDYVSQGLKHEYDLAEQQLKAQLDLSENKWNNALTVYDQVPAQLKSANDAYIQRSVLYKNGLTDLVDLSQSIYALIRAETDRDIAISNVWNALLLKAAATGDFTVFESEL, from the coding sequence ATGCTTTTAAGAGCTTTTATTCTATCCATCTCAACGATTTTTTTAATCAACAAAGTGAGTGCGCAGGAAGTCATCTCACTACAATCTGCGCTTGAAACAGCGGTTCATAATTATGGAACCATTAAAGCAAAAGAATCCTATCGTCTATCCTCTCAGGAATCTGTAGAATTGGCTAAGAGGCAATATCTGCCCAACCTTAACTTAAGTGTACAGCAGGATTTTGGAACAGTGAATGGCCAGAATGGACCTTTATATGGTTTTGGAGGTTATGGAGTCGCTTCATCCGGCCTTCCACTACCGGAGCAAAATTGGAATGCATCCTTTGGTGCTTTGTACCTTGCAAATGTCAACTGGGAATTCTTTTCATTTGGTAAAGCCAAACAAAGGGTTAAAGTTGCTGAATTTAAAAACCAAAGAGACACCAGAGACCTTTCTGATGAAATCTTTCAACACAAAATAAAAGTAGCCGCCGCCTATCTGAATGTACTGGCAGCTAAAAAGTTGAAGTTATCCTACGAAAAAAACGTAGGAAGAACGGATACTATAAGAAGAATTGTTGAGGTTAAAGAAAAAAACGGGCTCGTTCCGGGTGTTGACCTATCTCTTGCTAAAGCTGATTATGCAAATGCTATGATCACCTACATAAAAGCCAAGGACAATGAACAGGAACAGGAGAATAAATTAGCACAACTTATGGGAATTCCGGCTCAGGAATTTAAATTAGACAGTACTATTCTCAAAAGGGTCCCCGTAGATCTTCCATCAGAAAAAACATTTGTTTTAAAAGATCATCCCCTTTTAGCATTTTACAAAAGCCGTATCGATGTGAGTGAACAGGAAAAACAATTTCTGAAAACTCAATATTACCCCTCATTTTCTATGGTTGGTATTATCCAGACTAGAGCGTCGGGGTTTGGAAATGGATATGCACAGAATCAGAATGACTACTCCACTTCTTATTGGGATGGAATTCATCCTACCAGAAGCAATTATCTGATCGGCTTGGGTGTATCCTGGAATTTTACACAAACCTTCAGACTATCAAAAGAAATCAGTGCACAGGATTATGTAAGTCAGGGGTTAAAACACGAATATGATCTTGCAGAACAACAGCTTAAAGCACAATTGGATTTATCTGAAAACAAATGGAATAACGCGCTTACTGTATATGACCAGGTTCCAGCCCAATTAAAATCAGCAAACGATGCTTATATCCAACGCTCTGTATTATATAAAAATGGATTAACTGATCTGGTTGATCTTTCCCAATCAATTTACGCACTCATAAGAGCAGAAACAGACAGAGATATCGCCATCAGCAACGTTTGGAATGCCTTATTACTAAAGGCAGCAGCTACAGGTGATTTTACCGTTTTTGAAAGCGAGCTGTAA
- a CDS encoding sensor histidine kinase, producing MNLLNKISIWFIAIVLLVTPLSMYISYTNIKKRLDNVEIERLRSVNNYVASQLKRGETPEKTSQGLPISIKPYAGSGIVPTNPEIIHTCLDNNGISRNECKIQINSFVTAANKTYKISSYSYITSTEQIMQGMLSALILKVLLITFIVFVTARILSRYILKPFHHAIDNIHHFNIQKKEPLDLLPTSTNEFKKLNEFLRLMTDKAIEDYASVKEFSENASHEVQTPLAIIQSKIELLAETEINGKQAALLTDIQNSIDKLSRINRSLILLTKLNNHEFLTEQKLKFCRVEKETINAYSDHIALKNITLNRNCEKDVFIKIHPALAEILLSNLLSNAIRHNLKNGNIEINLTSQFFQISNTGLPPDIPTQELFKRFKKSNQSTESIGLGLSIVKQICEVNAFPVYYDFVDGWHSITVYFSSIENHVLFVPAKICKNPLTKIGSIQPNLNFAE from the coding sequence ATGAATTTATTAAACAAAATATCCATTTGGTTTATCGCTATTGTACTGTTGGTCACCCCTCTCAGTATGTATATCTCTTACACCAATATTAAAAAACGATTGGATAATGTAGAAATAGAACGGTTGAGATCAGTGAATAATTATGTAGCTTCCCAATTAAAAAGAGGTGAAACCCCGGAAAAAACATCCCAGGGTTTACCTATATCCATCAAGCCATATGCGGGAAGTGGTATCGTTCCCACAAACCCTGAAATTATACACACCTGTCTTGATAATAATGGAATTTCCCGTAACGAATGTAAAATACAGATCAATTCCTTTGTAACAGCCGCAAATAAAACGTACAAAATCTCTTCCTACAGCTATATTACGTCTACAGAACAAATTATGCAAGGGATGTTAAGTGCCTTAATTTTAAAAGTATTACTCATCACTTTTATTGTTTTTGTTACTGCCAGAATATTATCGAGGTACATCCTCAAACCCTTTCATCACGCCATTGATAACATCCATCATTTTAATATCCAAAAAAAAGAACCTCTGGATCTTTTACCGACAAGCACCAATGAATTTAAAAAGCTCAACGAGTTTCTTAGGTTAATGACTGACAAAGCGATAGAAGACTATGCTTCGGTTAAGGAATTCAGTGAAAATGCTTCTCACGAAGTACAAACTCCCTTAGCTATTATACAGAGTAAAATTGAACTTTTGGCAGAAACAGAAATTAATGGAAAACAAGCTGCCTTGCTTACGGATATTCAAAATTCCATTGATAAGCTAAGCAGGATCAACCGCTCACTGATCCTACTTACCAAACTTAATAATCATGAATTTTTAACCGAACAGAAATTAAAATTCTGCAGGGTTGAAAAAGAAACCATAAATGCTTATTCTGACCATATAGCACTGAAGAATATTACCCTCAACAGAAATTGCGAAAAAGATGTATTTATAAAAATCCACCCTGCACTAGCAGAAATACTTTTAAGTAATCTTTTATCCAATGCTATTCGACATAATTTAAAAAATGGCAATATAGAAATTAACCTTACCAGTCAGTTTTTTCAAATCAGCAACACTGGTTTACCTCCGGATATCCCTACCCAGGAACTTTTTAAAAGATTTAAAAAAAGCAATCAGTCCACTGAAAGTATTGGATTGGGGCTGTCTATTGTAAAACAAATTTGTGAGGTTAATGCATTTCCGGTTTATTATGATTTCGTAGATGGATGGCATAGCATTACAGTATATTTTAGCAGTATAGAAAATCATGTTCTTTTTGTTCCGGCTAAAATCTGTAAAAATCCTTTGACAAAAATCGGAAGCATACAGCCTAACCTTAATTTTGCAGAATAA